In a single window of the Stigmatopora nigra isolate UIUO_SnigA chromosome 7, RoL_Snig_1.1, whole genome shotgun sequence genome:
- the polr3c gene encoding DNA-directed RNA polymerase III subunit RPC3, which yields MTSQEVRLCSLLLREHFGEVVEKVGTHLLRGGTQTLRSIVQGTGISVDLVKKSLCVLMQHGTCVFSPGRKGRGSPTEYQCSSNIMLKILRYPRYIYTAKTLYGDTGELIIEELLQRGHVTMSSIVKVVADRLTQNMEEGQSMDFKDVSSSFSKLVETHFIQRCPPMASAKAKADPSTPEVPASTEPLAPESFPNCYIVPNVTLLGRGKRQLEDPEEQSVAKKARMDIETHGDEGIYWQVNFDRFHLHFRDQAIVSAMSNKMDQTSGEIVRSMLRLSEVTTLPTAAYTKPLSANEIFRSLPAAYNISRQVLDQYLTLLVDDPMEFVSKAGESGGGMYSVNLQRALAKLARATLESVVQERFGSRSARIFRLLLKKKHLEQKQVEDFAMIPAKEAKDMLYTLLSQNLVQLQELPKTPDFAPSRTFYLYTVNQLSTSRMLLQICYKAMANLIHRRLFETSNSKRLLEKSQRIEAILASLQAGGAEPEQLTEVEEMITAPEKQQLESLQLHVNKLDSAENQVDETIFLLESYIKSTATTVE from the exons ATGACTTCCCAAGAGGTGCGCCTGTGCAGCCTCCTGCTGCGGGAACACTTTGGAGAAGTTGTGGAGAAAGTGGGCACACATCTACTCAGAGGTGGAACGCAAACGCTAAGATCCATCGTTCAAGGAACTGGCATCTCTGTGGACTTG GTCAAAAAGTCGCTTTGTGTGCTCATGCAACATGGAACATGTGTGTTCAGCCCGGGGCGTAAGGGGCGTGGCAGCCCCACCGAGTACCAATGCAGTTCCAATATCATGCTGAAGATCCTCCGCTACCCACGCTACATCTACACCGCCAAGACGCTTTATGGCGACACTGGTGAGCTCATCATTGAAGAATTGCTGCAGAGGGGTCACGTGACCATGAGCAGCATTGTAAAAGTAGTGGCAGATCGTCTCACACAGAATATGGAGG AGGGACAGAGCATGGATTTCAAGGATGTTTCATCCTCCTTTTCCAAATTGGTTGAGACGCATTTTATTCAACGTTGCCCTCCAATGGCAAGCGCCAAGGCTAAAGCCGATCCATCAACACCTGAAGTTCCTGCGAGCACTGAACCGCTGGCTCCTGAGAGTTTCCCCAATTGCTACATCGTGCCAAATGTTACTCTCCTTGGACGAGGAAAGAGGCAGCTTGAGGACCCAGAGGAGCAAAGTGTTgcaaaaaaggccaggatggaCATAGAG actcaTGGGGACGAGGGAATTTACTGGCAGGTGAATTTTGACCGATTTCATCTCCACTTTCGAGACCAAGCAATCGTCAGCGCCATGTCCAACAAGATGGACCAG ACCAGCGGTGAGATCGTAAGGAGCATGCTGAGATTGAGCGAGGTGACCACTCTCCCCACTGCTGCCTACACGAAGCCGCTCTCCGCTAACGAGATCTTCAGATCTTTGCCAGCCGCCTACAACATCTCTAGACAAGTGCTAGACCAGTACCTCACGCTATTGGTGGATGACCCG ATGGAGTTTGTGAGCAAAGCTGGCGAGAGTGGAGGCGGGATGTATTCTGTCA ATTTGCAGCGAGCACTCGCCAAACTAGCGCGAGCAACGTTAGAGTCAGTTGTCCAGGAAAG ATTTGGATCACGATCGGCACGCATCTTCCGGCTTTTGCTCAAGAAGAAACATCTGGAACAGAAGCAGGTGGAGGATTTTGCCATGATTCCCGCCAAGGAAGCAAAAGACATGCTTTACACTCTTCTCTCGCAGAACCTGGTCCAACTCCAG GAACTCCCAAAGACTCCTGACTTTGCTCCTTCACGCACCTTTTATCTTTACACCGTCAATCAGCTTTCCACTTCACGAATGTTGCTCCAAATCTGCTATAAGGCAA TGGCCAACCTTATACACAGACGTTTATTTGAGACTTCAAATAGCAA GCGTTTGCTGGAAAAGTCCCAGCGTATCGAGGCCATTCTGGCATCTCTGCAGGCCGGCGGGGCAGAGCCGGAGCAGCTCACCGAGGTGGAGGAAATGATCACGGCTCCCGAAAAGCAACAACTCGAGTCTCTGCAGCTTCATGTTAACAA GCTGGATTCAGCGGAAAACCAAGTGGATGAAACTATATTTCTGCTAGAATCTTACATCAAATCTACAGCAACCACAGTTGAGTAA